Part of the Lolium rigidum isolate FL_2022 chromosome 6, APGP_CSIRO_Lrig_0.1, whole genome shotgun sequence genome, CTTTTAGAGGTTGGGGTTGAGccaaagactagaaccctcaaactgcattctttaggggtttaggggttcTACTCTTTACCCCTGTTTTTCAACCTGTAAAAGTGCGCAAAAATGGCTATTTCCAACCTGTAAAACTGCTATAGAGGTTTGAGGgtttagagcatgtctaatggaacccTTAAATCTGTATACAACCATTTTTTTTACGGATTTAAGGGTTCAAATGCCATTTAATGGAACCCCTAAACCCTTAAATCTGTAAAAAAAATTAAGGGTCGAGGCCCCAACCCGTGCTCCGACCTGTATATTTAAGGGTTGGAGGGGCCAACCCCTACCACAACCTGTACAGGTAACCGTTTTTTACGGGTTTAAGGGTTCCACTAAATGCCTCCTGTTTTTCACACCTCCAACCCCTCCAATTTTGCCAATTCTCGACCCTTATAGCTATAAGGGTTtaaggaaattcaattcggctcccgggtgcatatgctccctctatcaaaaaattatatttcaaaatgtcgaaaaattttgacaaaaaattctacatgtacatctccacaatataggtACGtttgtcaagtttcgcgaggaaccaatatgttttgtggcctatgtaaaaaagagaaaatttatctcctgaaaagccttattttcagcattgaattttgtcttttttacacacgtcacacgacaagtcggatttttatgaaacaactttgtgagcgcgtagcacgtgaagatgtacgttcgaatttttcgtttcaattttttaaaatttcaaaatatatgtaacatgtatttcaaaataaagggagcatatgctcccatgtgccaaaacaccattcccgtccattagacatgctcttaggggctctactagacatgctcttataCAAAGTGTCCAGAAGATTCGAGGTGAAGTGAACCCGGAAACTGTTGAACCCTGTAACCCggagcgaaccccatctcctcctcctTTCTTGCTTCTCCTCTCCGCCGCCGTCTCCCCTCCTACTCGGATTCGATTCCTCAACCCCACCTTTATAAGGATCCCACCGCCGAACCCAAGCCAAGAACCAAACCAATCCGCCGCCGCGACGCCAACCCAAGATCTGAACCAACCCGCCGCGACGCCATGATCCTCCGCATCCGCAGCCGCGACGGCACCGACCGCATCACGGTGCCCACCGCCGCCACGGTCGCCGACCTGCAACGCCtcatcgccgccaccgccaccgtgccCGTCCCGCTGCAGCGCCTCTCCCTCgaccccgccctcctcctccccgccgGCCAGGCGCAGCCGCTGGATCCGTCCGCCCCGCTCGCGTCCCTCCCGCTCGCCAACGGCTCCTTCGTGTACCTCTCCTACCCGCCCGACGCGCGCTccgcgcagccgccgccgccccgggccCTGGCGCCCGCCGGCTCCTTCGGGAAGAAGATGACCATGGACGACCTCATCGCGCGCCAGATCCGCGTCACCCGCCAGGAGGCCCCGCTCTGCTCCGCGGCCTCCTTCGACCgcgacgccgccaacgccttcCAGCTCTACGTCGCCGAGTCGCTCGCCTTCGCCGTCAAGCGCGCCGGGTTCCTCTACGGCCGCGTCGACGCCGAGACCAAGGAGGTGCTCGTCGACTTCATCTACGAGCCGCCGCAGAACGCAACCGAGGACGTGCTCCAGCTCATGCGAGACACCAACGAGGAGGCCCGCGTCGACGCCATCGCCGACGGGCTCGGGATGCGGCGGGTGGGGCTGGTTTTCACGCAGGCGGTCGGGCGGAAGGCCAGCGAGACGGGCGAGTACACCATGTCCAGCCGCGAGGTGGTGCAGGCCGCGCAGCTGCAGGCGGAGGGCGGGATCCCCGAGTGGGTCACCGCCGTCGTCAAGCTCGAGGTCGGGGACGACGGCTCCGGGGACGTGCACTTCGAGGCCTTCCAGATGAGCGAGGTCTGCGTCAAGCTCTTCAAGGACGGCGTGCTGGAGACGGAGATAGCCGACTCGGACGACCCACGCCTCT contains:
- the LOC124665174 gene encoding NPL4-like protein; translation: MILRIRSRDGTDRITVPTAATVADLQRLIAATATVPVPLQRLSLDPALLLPAGQAQPLDPSAPLASLPLANGSFVYLSYPPDARSAQPPPPRALAPAGSFGKKMTMDDLIARQIRVTRQEAPLCSAASFDRDAANAFQLYVAESLAFAVKRAGFLYGRVDAETKEVLVDFIYEPPQNATEDVLQLMRDTNEEARVDAIADGLGMRRVGLVFTQAVGRKASETGEYTMSSREVVQAAQLQAEGGIPEWVTAVVKLEVGDDGSGDVHFEAFQMSEVCVKLFKDGVLETEIADSDDPRLSKMRKEVIAGGKDTMEVDNDFFLVPVKISDHQGPLSTGFPIENRGLPLATKLRAHLDRAKHLPFVKRISDFHLLLQATAMLDVKADVPALAACVRLQAEVPEGYQLLIEYLAGQT